The Polyangium mundeleinium genome contains the following window.
GCCACGTAGAACGTCTCGTGCTCCTCGATAGGAAAGTTCTTCTTCCCCTGGATGTGGGAGAGGACGTATTCGCACGGCGTGGCGGTGACGACCTTGTATGTCTCGCCGTCGAGCTCGGTCGTCCCGATCAAGCGGACCTCGAACTCGCCGTTGTCGCAAGTGGCACCCTCGACAACGGGCGGCGGCGGTTCGTTGCCGCCGTTTGACGGAGGCGGGGTCGTCGACCCCGAGGAGGTGCCCGGGCCCTCGCTGCTGGAGCAGCCTGTGAGCACGACGAGGAGCGCGAGCGCTCCGGCACGAGCGTGGTCGAACGGATACGTCGGTGGTCGCGTCATCCTGTGGGGTTCTTTCTGGGAGGGTTCCTTCCGGACGAGCGTTGGTCCGCGAAGGAAAGCGACAGAGCGTAGCGGACAGGCGGGCACGACCAGTGGGCCCAAATGGATTCGCGAAGTCAAGGGCTCGCCAACATTCGGGCGTCCGAGCGTGCATCGCCTCATCGCCTACGCGCGCTCGACGAACGCGCTGTCCACGTAGGCCGGTCGACGAATACCCCAGTCGGCACTGCGATTTTGCAATGGCGCCGAAATACCCGCGCGCGATGATCGCGGAGATGCCGCGGCTCGTCGAGCCGGTGGGCAGAGCATTCTGTCGCACGGGGAGGCGCGTACGCGAAGGGGCAGCGGGAGGTGCCCGTGGCGCCGGAACTGGAGATGTTGGTGGAAGGAGGAGGCTGGTGAGGGAGGATACCCTCGCTATCAGGCCTGCGCCGCCTCGACCGCCTCGGCGAGCACGTCCTCGTGGACGACGCTCATCATCTGCCGTGCGATGTCGTTGACGACGCGCTGCACGCGCTCAGCGATCGCCTTCGGCGCCGCTGCCAGGGCTGCGTTCAGCTCGGTCAGGCCCGCGTCGAGCAAAAGTGCGGCTTCCTCCTGCGACGTCGCCTCCTTCAAAAGCTTCGCGGCTTTGCTGGCTCGGGCGAGGTGAAGGGAGGCCTTGGTGCTCATTCAGGCTGAGCAACATGTGACCGGAACCGGCCGTGTCAAGGCCCGGCGCGCGACGCTCGTGATCCGTGGGACGCGTCGGATCGCGATCCTCGAGGGGGTCCCGAGAATCGTCAAGGAAATCAGCGCGGTGACGGCCACGAAACAGGCGGAGCCGAAGAGCGCCGCCGTTCGCAGAGCCGTCGAGATCGTCCCCTGGTGGGACGCGCCCTGGAGCCCCTATCGTCAAGGCGCGGTTGGTACGTGCGCGGAAGGGAAGGGGAGGAGCGGATCAAGCAGGCTCGTCAGCGCCGGCGATATGTGCCGGTGACAGCACAGCGGGCGTCAACGTCGCGAGGAGCTGGATGCGCGCCGTCGCGACCGGGCATACGCCATCGCCGCGCTGACGAGACACAGAATGCCCGCGATTCCGGCGTGCGACGAACTCGACGCGGCCCGATAGCCACAAGAGACATCCGTGCCGCCGCTGCCTCCGCCGCCGCTGCCTCCGCCGCCGTTGCCGCCGCCGCCGTTGCCGCCGCCGCCTCCGCCTCCGCTGCCGCCAGCTCCACCAGAGCCCGCGGGCGAAGACGATTCCTCGCAGGTCCTCGTGGTCGGATCGCAGGTGGCGCCGCCCTGGCAATCGGCGTCCGTGCGGCAAGCGGCGCACTGGGCATCGCCGTTCAGGTTCACACAGAACGGGGTGTCGGCGCCGCAAGGCGAGCAGCTCGACCCGCAGTGCTTGTCCGTGTCGCAAGGTGCGCAGAGCGCCGCTTCATTGCAGAAGTGCCCGGCGTCGCAGCCGTTGTCGCCGGCCTGGTTGACGAACTGCCGCTCGCATTGCTTGCAGAGGCCGAGATCCGGGAACGAGGGGTTGCCGTTCACCGTCTGGAAAAACGAGGTCGACGGGAAAAGCGTGAATCCCGCGTCGTTGAGCTTGACGATGGGCAGCGTGTTGGCCGGTCGCGCGAAGTCCTCGAAGTCCCCTACGAAGTACGAGAGCTCGAGCGCGGCGTGCTCGGCGATCTGGGTGTAGAGGATCTCGATCGGGTAGAGCCCCGGGGTCGAGAAGGTGACTTGGTTCGTCACGCGCCACGTTGAAATGCCGATCTCGGCAGGGCGGACGACGACGGGATACGCGGTGAACTCCTTGTCGTACACCGTGAGGCTGACCGTGTCGTCCGTGTAGAGCCCGAAGTGGATGGGTTTGTTCGCGAGGTCGGCCGTGACGTTGAAGAAGCCGCGCATGCGCGAGGCGAAGGCCGTCGTCGTGTCGTTGACGAAGAAATCGCATCCGCCCGTCTTGCAACCCTCCTGCAGCGCGGCGTCGATGAAATCGCCGTGGCTCAGCTGGACGCCGGACGCGTTGTTGTTGGACAGATCGAGGGGCGTGCGGATCACCTGCTCGACGCGATCGGCCGCGTGCGCCTCGATGAACGTGTTGATCGACTCCGTGTAGGTGCCGGGATTGGGGAGGTTGAAGTCCGTCGACGGGTTCGTCGCTATCGCCGACGCGGCGCAGAGGCCCG
Protein-coding sequences here:
- the traA gene encoding outer membrane exchange protein TraA family protein, yielding MMKAEQILVGSLLGLALAPATARAEPVTVPEGVADALAGPGTGLCAASAIATNPSTDFNLPNPGTYTESINTFIEAHAADRVEQVIRTPLDLSNNNASGVQLSHGDFIDAALQEGCKTGGCDFFVNDTTTAFASRMRGFFNVTADLANKPIHFGLYTDDTVSLTVYDKEFTAYPVVVRPAEIGISTWRVTNQVTFSTPGLYPIEILYTQIAEHAALELSYFVGDFEDFARPANTLPIVKLNDAGFTLFPSTSFFQTVNGNPSFPDLGLCKQCERQFVNQAGDNGCDAGHFCNEAALCAPCDTDKHCGSSCSPCGADTPFCVNLNGDAQCAACRTDADCQGGATCDPTTRTCEESSSPAGSGGAGGSGGGGGGGNGGGGNGGGGSGGGGSGGTDVSCGYRAASSSSHAGIAGILCLVSAAMAYARSRRRASSSSRR